A portion of the Flavobacterium limnophilum genome contains these proteins:
- the argH gene encoding argininosuccinate lyase translates to MKLWEKGIPTDKQIEHFTVGNDRELDLVLAKYDALGSIAHAKMLCQIGLLTEEETDSLVLALEDIIIDAEKGTFEIDESFEDVHSKIEYLLTVKLGDAGKKIHTARSRNDQVLVDVNLYLKDVVTDFKSQVKTLFDLLMESAEKYQNVLLPGYTHLQIAMPSSFGMWFSAYAETLIDDITMLNAALKIVDQNPLGSAAGYGSSFPINRTFTTQELGFETLKYNSVAAQMSRGKSEKTVAFAMSSVAATLAKFSMDVCLYMSQNFDFITLPAHLTTGSSIMPHKKNPDVFELIRGKCNKIQALPYEITLITNNLPSGYHRDLQLLKEGLFPAIQNLKACLDIAIFSIKDIKVKDNILADKKYDYLFTVDTLNEMVVAGMPFRDAYKAVAEQLENGTFQSPKETKHTHEGSINNLCLEEIKEKMKLAI, encoded by the coding sequence ATGAAACTTTGGGAAAAAGGAATACCAACAGATAAACAAATAGAACATTTCACCGTTGGAAACGACCGAGAATTAGACTTGGTTTTGGCTAAATACGATGCTTTGGGTTCCATTGCACACGCCAAAATGTTGTGCCAAATCGGACTCTTGACGGAAGAAGAAACCGATTCTTTGGTTTTGGCTTTGGAAGACATCATCATCGATGCCGAAAAAGGCACTTTCGAAATTGACGAAAGTTTTGAAGACGTGCATTCCAAAATCGAATATCTCTTAACGGTAAAATTAGGTGATGCCGGAAAGAAAATACACACGGCTCGTTCTCGCAACGACCAAGTTTTAGTTGACGTGAATTTATACCTAAAAGACGTGGTAACCGATTTCAAATCGCAAGTAAAAACACTTTTTGATTTGTTGATGGAATCGGCAGAAAAATACCAAAACGTGTTGTTGCCTGGTTACACGCATTTGCAAATTGCGATGCCTTCCTCTTTTGGGATGTGGTTTTCCGCTTATGCCGAAACCTTGATTGACGACATCACGATGTTGAACGCCGCCTTGAAAATCGTGGACCAAAATCCATTGGGTTCTGCTGCTGGTTACGGAAGTTCCTTCCCAATCAACCGAACTTTTACAACCCAGGAATTAGGTTTTGAAACCTTGAAATACAATTCGGTTGCTGCACAAATGAGCCGTGGTAAATCAGAGAAAACGGTAGCTTTTGCGATGAGTAGCGTGGCGGCCACTTTGGCAAAATTCTCGATGGACGTTTGTTTGTACATGAGCCAAAATTTTGATTTTATCACTTTGCCTGCCCATTTGACGACAGGTTCCAGCATTATGCCACACAAGAAAAACCCCGATGTTTTCGAATTGATTCGTGGAAAATGCAACAAAATTCAAGCTTTGCCTTACGAAATTACGCTAATCACCAACAACTTGCCAAGCGGTTACCACCGTGATTTACAATTGTTGAAAGAAGGATTGTTTCCTGCCATCCAAAACCTGAAAGCTTGTTTGGATATTGCCATTTTCTCCATCAAGGACATCAAAGTAAAAGACAATATTTTGGCGGATAAAAAATACGATTACTTGTTCACGGTGGATACTTTAAACGAAATGGTCGTTGCCGGAATGCCGTTTAGGGATGCTTATAAAGCGGTTGCCGAACAACTTGAAAACGGCACCTTTCAATCGCCAAAAGAGACCAAACACACGCACGAAGGAAGCATCAACAACCTTTGTTTGGAAGAAATTAAAGAAAAAATGAAATTGGCTATTTAA
- a CDS encoding M20 family metallo-hydrolase: MKNIETLIQEAIALLKSLIETPSFSSEEDQTALLIENWFNQNSIPFERENNNIWAYNQHFDKSKPTLLLNSHHDTVKPNQGYTKNPFEAIVEDGKLYGLGSNDAGGCLVSLIATFTHFYAVENLPYNIVVVASAEEESSGKLGLNSVLKHLPELECAIVGEPTLMQLAVAEKGLLVLDIVVKGTASHAAHNNPDNPIYNAMPVIEWFKTYQFEKISEVLGPVKMTVTQVTAGKQHNVVPAECHLVVDIRVNDCYNNIEILETVRANVNAEVTPRSMHLNASSIPVSHGLVQAGIALGRTTYGSPTLSDQSVLYCKSLKLGPGESLRSHSADEFIYVNEIEEGIQLYIKILTDFLKNN; encoded by the coding sequence ATGAAAAACATAGAAACCCTTATACAAGAAGCCATTGCGCTATTGAAATCGTTGATTGAAACACCTTCCTTTTCGAGTGAAGAAGATCAAACAGCGCTTTTAATCGAAAATTGGTTCAACCAAAACAGCATTCCTTTCGAAAGAGAGAACAATAATATTTGGGCTTACAATCAGCATTTTGATAAATCCAAACCTACACTTTTACTCAATTCGCACCACGATACGGTGAAACCCAACCAAGGTTATACAAAAAACCCATTCGAAGCGATTGTCGAGGATGGTAAATTATATGGTTTGGGAAGTAATGATGCCGGCGGTTGCTTGGTTTCATTAATCGCCACATTCACCCATTTTTATGCCGTTGAAAATCTGCCATACAATATTGTAGTGGTAGCTTCGGCAGAAGAAGAAAGCAGCGGAAAACTGGGGTTGAACAGTGTTTTGAAACATTTGCCGGAATTGGAATGTGCCATCGTTGGCGAACCCACCTTAATGCAATTGGCGGTTGCCGAAAAAGGATTATTGGTCTTGGATATTGTCGTAAAAGGTACGGCAAGTCACGCCGCACACAACAATCCAGACAACCCAATTTACAATGCAATGCCCGTAATTGAATGGTTCAAAACCTATCAATTCGAGAAAATATCCGAAGTTTTAGGTCCCGTAAAAATGACCGTAACCCAAGTTACCGCAGGAAAACAACACAATGTCGTTCCAGCTGAATGTCATTTGGTTGTCGATATTCGGGTGAATGATTGTTACAACAATATCGAAATTTTGGAAACGGTAAGAGCAAACGTGAATGCCGAAGTAACGCCACGTTCGATGCACTTGAATGCTTCTTCCATTCCTGTTTCACACGGATTGGTACAAGCCGGGATTGCTTTGGGAAGAACAACTTACGGCTCGCCTACCCTTTCCGATCAATCGGTTTTGTATTGCAAATCATTGAAATTGGGTCCAGGAGAAAGCTTGCGTTCCCACTCGGCGGACGAATTTATATACGTCAACGAAATAGAAGAAGGAATCCAATTGTATATCAAAATACTGACTGATTTTTTAAAAAACAATTAG
- the argB gene encoding acetylglutamate kinase, with the protein MSNKKPLSIIKIGGNIIDNPTELSQFLADFSKIEGNKILVHGGGKSATKMAQSIGLTPQMIDGRRITDKPMLDVVVMIYAGEINKNIVAQLQANNTNAMGFSGADGNLIQSTKRNHPTIDYGFVGDVQKVNTPLLETLINSGIVPVFCAITHDKKGQLLNTNADTIASELAIAASEVFEVTLNYCFEKAGVLTDVDDENSVIEQINSELYAKLKEEGAIHSGMIPKLDNCFNSLSKGVQKIKIGHHKMLKDANAICTSIEL; encoded by the coding sequence ATGTCAAATAAAAAACCATTATCCATCATAAAAATCGGTGGCAACATCATCGATAATCCAACGGAATTATCGCAGTTCTTGGCCGATTTTTCCAAGATTGAAGGCAACAAGATTCTCGTTCACGGTGGCGGAAAATCGGCTACCAAAATGGCACAAAGCATTGGCTTGACTCCTCAAATGATCGACGGACGAAGAATTACCGATAAACCGATGCTGGATGTTGTCGTGATGATTTATGCCGGCGAAATCAACAAAAATATTGTGGCTCAATTGCAAGCCAATAACACCAATGCAATGGGATTTTCGGGTGCTGATGGAAACTTGATTCAATCCACCAAAAGAAATCATCCAACAATAGATTACGGTTTTGTGGGCGATGTTCAAAAAGTGAATACACCATTATTGGAAACTTTAATCAATAGCGGAATTGTTCCTGTTTTTTGTGCTATCACGCACGATAAAAAAGGACAATTATTAAATACCAATGCCGACACAATTGCTAGTGAATTGGCCATTGCCGCATCGGAAGTTTTTGAAGTGACCCTGAATTATTGCTTCGAAAAAGCGGGCGTTTTGACGGATGTGGATGATGAAAATTCAGTAATCGAACAAATCAATTCGGAACTTTACGCTAAATTAAAAGAAGAAGGTGCGATTCATTCTGGAATGATTCCTAAATTGGACAACTGTTTCAATAGTTTATCCAAAGGAGTACAAAAAATAAAAATTGGGCATCACAAAATGTTGAAAGATGCTAATGCAATTTGTACGAGCATAGAATTATAA
- a CDS encoding N-acetylornithine carbamoyltransferase: protein MNFISIQNIDSLEKWVKQALKIKKNPLKNKKLGKNKTLVMLFFNSSLRTRLSTQKAALNLGMNVMVMNFGSEGWTLEYEDGAIMNQGASEHIKEAAAVVSQYADIIAIRAFAGLVDKEKDNAETVISGFLKHATVPIVNMESATGHPMQSLADAITMAEHKTPHRAKVVLTWAPHPRALPQAVPNSFVEMMQKQEEMDFVITHPKGYELNTEITKDSIIEYDQDKAFENADFIYAKNWSNYNEYGQITNSDPNWTVTAQKMALTNNAKFMHCLPVRRNVIVADEVIDSENSIVIEQANNRTYSAQLVLQKILENVK, encoded by the coding sequence ATGAACTTTATATCCATACAAAACATAGATTCACTCGAGAAATGGGTGAAACAAGCGTTAAAAATCAAAAAGAATCCGCTTAAAAACAAGAAACTGGGCAAGAACAAAACATTGGTAATGTTGTTCTTTAATTCTAGTTTGAGAACCCGTTTGAGTACCCAAAAGGCAGCCTTGAACTTGGGAATGAACGTTATGGTGATGAACTTTGGCAGCGAAGGTTGGACATTGGAATATGAAGATGGAGCGATTATGAATCAAGGTGCTTCGGAACATATCAAAGAAGCGGCTGCAGTGGTTTCTCAATACGCAGACATCATTGCCATCAGGGCTTTCGCCGGATTGGTAGACAAAGAAAAAGACAATGCCGAAACGGTGATTTCAGGATTTTTGAAACACGCCACTGTGCCCATCGTGAATATGGAAAGCGCAACCGGACATCCAATGCAATCCCTTGCAGATGCGATTACAATGGCAGAGCACAAAACCCCGCACAGAGCAAAAGTGGTGCTGACTTGGGCGCCACATCCAAGAGCTTTGCCTCAAGCTGTTCCCAATTCTTTTGTGGAAATGATGCAAAAGCAGGAAGAAATGGATTTTGTAATTACGCATCCTAAAGGCTACGAACTGAATACTGAAATCACGAAAGATTCCATAATCGAATACGATCAGGACAAAGCGTTCGAAAATGCCGATTTCATCTATGCCAAAAATTGGAGCAATTATAACGAATATGGTCAGATTACAAACTCCGACCCAAATTGGACGGTTACTGCACAAAAAATGGCTTTGACCAACAATGCCAAGTTTATGCACTGTCTGCCTGTTCGCAGAAATGTAATTGTTGCGGATGAAGTAATCGACAGCGAAAATTCAATAGTTATCGAACAAGCGAATAACAGAACGTATTCGGCTCAATTAGTATTGCAAAAAATATTGGAAAATGTCAAATAA
- the proB gene encoding glutamate 5-kinase, with translation MAKKRILLKLGSNTLTKETDHISRGKIEDIGMQIAALQDDYEFIIVSSGAIAAAKQFVKLDNHDKDVFVKQALASIGQPHLMRIYHENFSDLGLHTSQCLLSYSDFEKKQTKVNIVNTINVLVKNSYIPIINENDTVATDEIKFGDNDKLAALTAVLLNVDILIIATNTNGIYTKASFKDEFPETIELVTDLSVLEKEIGDSKSSHGTGGMQSKIDSAAIAKAGNIETWIINGLEDNFILKGLKNEIAFTKIV, from the coding sequence ATGGCAAAAAAAAGAATATTATTAAAGCTCGGTAGCAACACACTCACCAAAGAAACCGATCACATTTCGAGAGGAAAGATTGAGGATATTGGAATGCAGATTGCCGCTTTACAAGACGATTATGAATTTATAATTGTTAGTTCCGGTGCTATTGCCGCCGCCAAACAATTTGTAAAACTAGACAATCACGACAAGGATGTTTTTGTGAAACAAGCCCTCGCTTCTATCGGCCAGCCTCATTTGATGCGGATTTACCACGAAAATTTCAGTGATTTAGGTTTGCATACCTCTCAATGTTTGCTTTCCTATTCTGATTTTGAAAAAAAACAAACCAAAGTCAATATCGTCAACACGATAAACGTCTTGGTCAAAAATAGTTATATTCCAATCATCAACGAAAACGACACCGTGGCAACGGACGAAATCAAGTTTGGCGACAACGATAAATTAGCGGCATTGACAGCCGTTTTATTGAATGTTGACATTCTGATTATTGCGACCAACACCAACGGAATTTACACCAAAGCTTCCTTCAAAGATGAATTTCCTGAAACGATTGAATTGGTAACCGATTTAAGCGTTTTGGAAAAAGAAATTGGCGATTCAAAATCTTCCCACGGAACAGGCGGAATGCAATCCAAAATAGATTCAGCAGCAATTGCCAAAGCAGGGAACATCGAAACCTGGATTATCAACGGACTGGAAGATAATTTTATTTTGAAAGGGTTGAAGAATGAAATTGCTTTTACTAAAATTGTATAA
- a CDS encoding glutamate-5-semialdehyde dehydrogenase, with the protein MNTLLSIEKRNAVLSRMAELLEQERANLKSINQQDLSNYSGDDLAMEKRLLVDDAKVDAMILSMQQLASQEDPVGVERFHFVHDNGLKITNKTAAFGTIMIIYESRPDVTVEAGGIAFKSGNKILLKGGKESLLSNLKIVSLWHQALDENNISKDWVEYLNYNRAETQAFLENPTQRVDLIVPRGGEQLIAFTKKHATCPVIVSGRGNNFVYVNQEADLKKALDIIINGKTTNIGVCNALDKVLIDTKLPNWESFAKQLVTELQKYKVEVLGDTAFANATQVSAITNEEIWYEEFLNYKIVIGIVNSDEEAIAKINKYCGGHSASIITQNDAVAQGFMEQVDCAAVYQNASTRFTDGGQFGLGGELAISTDKLHQRGPIGLQHLVTNKWYIYGEGQIR; encoded by the coding sequence ATGAACACATTATTATCCATAGAAAAAAGAAATGCTGTTTTAAGCCGAATGGCGGAACTTCTGGAACAAGAAAGAGCCAATCTAAAAAGCATCAACCAACAGGATTTAAGCAATTATTCCGGTGATGATTTGGCTATGGAAAAACGCTTGTTGGTGGACGATGCCAAAGTTGATGCAATGATTTTGTCGATGCAACAATTGGCAAGCCAGGAAGATCCTGTTGGAGTGGAGCGATTCCATTTTGTTCACGACAACGGTCTTAAAATCACCAACAAAACAGCGGCTTTTGGAACAATAATGATCATTTATGAATCCAGACCTGATGTAACTGTTGAAGCTGGAGGAATTGCATTCAAATCGGGAAACAAAATCTTGCTGAAAGGCGGAAAAGAATCCTTGTTATCCAATTTAAAAATTGTTTCTCTTTGGCACCAAGCTTTGGATGAAAATAATATTTCTAAAGATTGGGTGGAGTATTTGAATTACAATCGTGCCGAAACCCAGGCTTTTCTGGAAAACCCAACACAAAGAGTGGATTTGATTGTTCCTCGTGGTGGCGAACAATTGATAGCTTTTACCAAGAAACACGCGACTTGTCCCGTAATCGTTAGTGGTCGCGGAAATAACTTTGTGTATGTAAACCAAGAAGCCGATTTGAAAAAAGCATTGGATATTATCATCAACGGAAAAACAACAAATATCGGCGTTTGCAATGCTTTGGATAAGGTTCTTATTGATACAAAATTGCCTAATTGGGAAAGTTTTGCTAAACAATTGGTAACCGAATTACAGAAATACAAGGTGGAAGTTTTAGGAGATACTGCTTTCGCAAATGCGACTCAGGTTTCTGCCATTACGAATGAAGAAATTTGGTACGAAGAATTTTTAAATTATAAAATCGTCATTGGAATCGTAAATTCAGATGAAGAAGCGATTGCGAAGATTAACAAATATTGTGGTGGCCATTCGGCTTCGATAATTACACAAAACGATGCCGTTGCTCAAGGATTTATGGAGCAAGTAGATTGTGCGGCAGTTTATCAAAACGCTTCGACCCGATTTACCGATGGAGGTCAATTTGGTTTGGGTGGCGAATTGGCGATAAGCACCGACAAATTGCACCAACGCGGCCCAATTGGATTGCAACATTTAGTGACCAATAAATGGTATATTTACGGCGAAGGACAAATCCGATAA
- a CDS encoding aspartate aminotransferase family protein — MNLFDVYPLYPITPVKALDCTIYDDKGIEYLDLYSGHGVISIGHTQPDYVAKVKAQLDNLSFYSNAIQNPLQVELAEKLGKASGLTDFSLFLCSSGAEANENALKVASFHTNKSRVIAFDNSFHGRTSAAVAVTDNKKIVAPLNAQQAVTFLPLNQIDLVEAELKKGDVCAVIIEPIQGVGGLDQGTTEFFQALEKVCNANEVVLILDEVQSGYGRSGKFFAHQHHGINPDIVTTAKGMGNGFPIGGVLISPKFKASYGLLGTTFGGSHLACAAGIAVLDVMEKQNLIENTNKVSEYFFEAIKVISEITKVKGRGLMLGVEFDFDVSALRKKMIIEKHIFTGGANNKNLLRILPPLTITTDAIDTFIVALQESLEELKS; from the coding sequence ATGAACTTATTTGACGTTTACCCATTATACCCTATTACGCCCGTAAAAGCATTAGATTGCACTATTTACGACGATAAAGGAATCGAATATTTAGATTTATACTCTGGTCACGGAGTAATTTCTATCGGTCACACCCAACCGGATTATGTGGCCAAAGTGAAAGCACAATTGGATAATTTGAGTTTTTACTCGAATGCCATCCAAAATCCATTGCAAGTAGAATTAGCAGAGAAATTAGGAAAAGCTTCTGGTTTGACTGATTTTAGCTTATTCCTTTGCAGTTCTGGTGCTGAAGCCAATGAAAATGCTTTAAAAGTAGCTTCTTTTCATACCAATAAATCAAGAGTAATTGCTTTTGATAATTCGTTTCACGGAAGAACTTCGGCGGCTGTTGCAGTTACGGATAATAAAAAAATTGTAGCGCCATTAAATGCCCAACAAGCAGTTACTTTCTTGCCATTGAACCAAATTGATTTGGTAGAAGCTGAATTGAAAAAAGGCGATGTTTGTGCCGTAATCATCGAACCCATTCAAGGCGTTGGTGGTTTGGACCAAGGAACAACGGAATTCTTTCAAGCTTTGGAAAAAGTTTGTAATGCCAATGAAGTGGTTTTAATTCTTGACGAAGTACAATCGGGTTACGGAAGAAGCGGAAAGTTTTTTGCACACCAACACCACGGAATCAATCCTGATATCGTAACCACTGCCAAAGGTATGGGGAACGGTTTCCCAATTGGAGGCGTTTTAATTTCACCAAAATTCAAAGCGAGTTATGGTTTATTGGGAACTACTTTTGGTGGAAGTCATTTGGCTTGCGCTGCTGGTATTGCCGTTTTGGACGTGATGGAAAAACAAAATCTAATCGAGAATACCAACAAAGTATCGGAATACTTTTTCGAAGCCATCAAAGTAATTTCCGAAATCACGAAAGTAAAAGGAAGAGGATTGATGTTGGGCGTCGAATTTGATTTTGACGTAAGTGCTTTGAGAAAAAAAATGATTATCGAAAAACATATTTTTACAGGAGGAGCCAATAATAAAAACTTGTTGAGAATCCTTCCTCCGTTGACGATTACCACTGATGCTATCGATACATTTATTGTGGCGTTACAAGAATCGCTTGAAGAATTAAAATCATAA
- the argC gene encoding N-acetyl-gamma-glutamyl-phosphate reductase: MITIGIIGGSGYTAGELIRILMFHPNAKLDFVYSTTNAGKPLSIAHHDLLGDIEMNFTDTINPNVDVVFLCLGHGKSISFLEQNQFSATTKIIDLGNDFRLLKDKDFNGKSFVYGLPELNKTDIKSAQYIANPGCFATAIQLALLPLASHGLLNDDVHINATTGSTGAGVGLAATSHFSWRNNNMSHYKAFNHQHLGEINQSVNQLQADYSDELIFVPNRGDFTRGIFATLYTKVEESLEDLVAKYEAFYDDQPFVTVTTTDINMKQVVQTNKCIISLMKKGNRILITSVIDNLVKGASGQAIQNMNLIFGLEETTGLHLKPSGF, translated from the coding sequence ATGATTACAATTGGTATTATCGGCGGTTCAGGTTACACGGCTGGGGAACTCATCAGGATATTGATGTTTCACCCGAATGCTAAATTGGATTTTGTTTACAGCACGACCAATGCGGGAAAACCACTTTCCATAGCGCACCACGATTTGTTGGGCGATATCGAAATGAATTTTACCGATACCATCAATCCAAATGTAGATGTTGTGTTCTTGTGCTTAGGTCACGGAAAATCAATTTCTTTTTTAGAACAAAATCAATTTTCTGCTACAACCAAAATCATAGATTTAGGAAATGATTTCAGATTGCTAAAAGACAAAGACTTTAACGGAAAATCATTTGTTTACGGTTTGCCGGAATTAAACAAAACGGACATCAAAAGCGCACAATATATTGCCAATCCAGGTTGTTTTGCAACAGCGATTCAATTGGCTTTGTTGCCATTGGCATCCCACGGATTATTGAATGACGATGTGCATATCAACGCTACAACAGGAAGTACTGGAGCTGGAGTTGGTTTGGCAGCCACCTCACATTTCAGTTGGAGAAACAACAATATGTCGCATTACAAAGCGTTCAATCACCAACATTTGGGCGAAATCAACCAAAGTGTAAATCAGTTGCAAGCGGATTATAGCGACGAATTGATTTTTGTTCCCAACAGAGGCGATTTTACCAGAGGAATTTTTGCCACTTTATACACTAAAGTAGAAGAAAGTTTAGAAGATTTGGTCGCCAAATACGAAGCGTTTTATGATGACCAACCCTTCGTAACCGTTACCACTACCGACATTAATATGAAACAAGTGGTGCAAACGAACAAATGTATCATCAGTTTAATGAAAAAAGGAAACCGGATTTTGATTACTTCGGTAATCGATAATTTAGTAAAAGGTGCTTCAGGACAAGCCATCCAAAATATGAATTTAATATTTGGACTCGAAGAAACTACAGGGTTGCACCTGAAACCAAGCGGATTCTAA
- a CDS encoding argininosuccinate synthase, whose amino-acid sequence MANKKVVLAYSGGLDTSYCLKYLKNEQGYEVHTVLINTGGFDDAELQAIEDRAYELGSAQHANLTILDKYYDKAIKYLIYGNVLKNNTYPLSVSAERVFQAIEAIKYAKSVGATAIAHGSTGAGNDQIRFDLIFQTIAPEIEIITPIRDLKLSRQEEVDYLAKNGVHYSWEKAQYSINKGLWGTSVGGKETLTSSKPLPSEAYPSQLTKEGEEKVTLEFLKGELVAVNGVADKPSNNIVVLEKLASAYAIGRDIHVGDTIIGIKGRVGFEAAAPIIIIKAHHLLEKHTLGKWQQYWKEQLGNWYGMLFHEGQFLDPVMRNIETFLEDTQKTVNGTVTVSLKPYHFSLDGIESKNDLMNTGFGQYGEMNNAWTSDDAKGFIKILGNAQNIFSSVNNETYE is encoded by the coding sequence ATGGCAAATAAAAAAGTAGTATTAGCATATAGCGGAGGATTGGACACATCATACTGTCTAAAATATTTGAAAAACGAACAAGGATATGAAGTTCACACCGTATTAATCAATACAGGAGGATTTGACGATGCCGAATTACAAGCCATCGAAGACAGAGCTTATGAATTGGGAAGCGCTCAACACGCCAACCTTACCATTTTAGACAAATATTACGACAAAGCGATTAAGTATTTGATTTATGGAAACGTTTTGAAAAACAATACCTATCCTTTATCAGTGAGTGCGGAACGTGTTTTTCAGGCCATTGAAGCCATCAAATATGCCAAATCTGTTGGTGCTACTGCCATCGCCCACGGAAGTACGGGTGCTGGAAACGACCAAATTCGTTTTGACTTGATTTTCCAAACCATCGCTCCCGAAATTGAAATCATCACTCCTATTCGTGACTTGAAATTATCAAGACAAGAAGAAGTAGATTATTTAGCGAAAAATGGCGTGCATTATTCTTGGGAAAAAGCACAATATTCCATCAACAAAGGACTCTGGGGAACTAGTGTTGGAGGAAAAGAAACTCTAACATCAAGCAAACCATTGCCTAGCGAAGCGTATCCTTCTCAATTGACAAAAGAAGGCGAAGAGAAAGTAACTTTAGAATTCCTTAAAGGTGAATTAGTTGCCGTAAACGGTGTGGCGGACAAACCTTCAAACAATATTGTAGTTCTTGAAAAACTGGCCAGTGCTTATGCCATTGGTAGAGACATTCACGTTGGAGATACAATTATCGGAATCAAAGGAAGAGTTGGTTTTGAAGCAGCAGCGCCAATTATCATTATCAAAGCGCACCATTTATTAGAGAAACACACTCTTGGAAAATGGCAACAATATTGGAAAGAACAACTAGGAAACTGGTACGGAATGTTGTTTCACGAAGGCCAATTTTTGGATCCCGTGATGAGAAACATCGAAACTTTCTTGGAAGATACTCAAAAAACCGTAAATGGAACCGTGACCGTTTCTTTGAAACCGTACCACTTTTCATTGGACGGAATCGAATCTAAAAATGATTTGATGAATACCGGTTTTGGACAATATGGAGAAATGAACAATGCTTGGACATCAGACGATGCGAAAGGGTTTATCAAGATTTTAGGGAATGCTCAAAACATATTTTCGTCTGTAAATAATGAAACTTACGAATAA
- a CDS encoding GNAT family N-acetyltransferase gives MKISVVIAQEEHFKYAQEICDTIESSALLRGTGIAKRTPEYIKKKIANGDAVIALDKNGVFAGFCYIESWQHGKFVAHSGLIVHPDFRNHGLAKKIKTFVFNYSLKKYPGAKVFGITTGLAVMKINSDLGYKPVPFSELTSDPSFWKGCQTCTNYEILKSKDNKMCLCTGMLYDPAEKPKDPPKHPFNVRIWNRLKEIKAALFLENKEK, from the coding sequence ATGAAAATATCTGTAGTTATAGCTCAAGAAGAACATTTTAAATATGCGCAAGAAATATGTGACACTATAGAATCTTCTGCTTTATTGAGAGGTACTGGAATTGCAAAAAGAACCCCAGAATACATCAAAAAAAAGATAGCCAATGGCGATGCCGTTATTGCATTGGACAAAAATGGTGTTTTTGCCGGTTTCTGCTATATCGAAAGTTGGCAACACGGCAAGTTCGTGGCCCACTCCGGATTAATCGTGCATCCTGATTTCAGGAACCACGGTTTGGCCAAGAAGATAAAAACCTTTGTCTTTAATTATTCGTTGAAAAAATATCCAGGAGCCAAAGTTTTTGGTATCACGACTGGTTTGGCCGTAATGAAAATTAATTCCGATTTGGGATACAAACCTGTACCATTTTCGGAACTTACTTCAGACCCAAGTTTTTGGAAAGGCTGTCAAACCTGTACCAATTACGAGATTTTGAAAAGCAAGGACAACAAAATGTGCCTTTGTACCGGAATGCTTTACGACCCGGCCGAAAAACCGAAAGACCCGCCCAAACATCCATTCAATGTGAGAATTTGGAATCGATTGAAAGAAATTAAAGCGGCTCTTTTCTTGGAAAACAAAGAAAAATAA